In the genome of Pseudomonas sp. B33.4, the window GCAAAGCCGCACCGGGCGAAGTGCAGGTCACCCTGTATTGCAATCAACGGGAATTCAGCGAGCTGGAACATGGCGACCAGCTGTTCAGCGTGGTCGCCCGGGAGATCGTCGAGCAGCGCCGCGACAGCGAACGCTATCGCTGCTACATCACCGACCTCGACCTTTCAGGCCTGCTCGGTGACGGGCAAAGTTCAAGCAATCTCTATCTGCGCTACAAGGCTGACCTGGAGCGCGCCCTGAACGAGGCGCTCGAACAGGTCTGAGGCGGGCCTACTCGCGGAAATCACCGCCGTTGGCCGGCTGCGATTCAACTTCCAGCAAAGTCAGTTTGAGGGTCTTGCCACCGGGTGCAGGCCAGTCGATGTGCTGACCGACTTTCAGGCCCAGCAACGCGCTGCCGACCGGAGCCAGGATCGAGATCTTGCCTTCATCGGCGTTGGCATCCTTGGGATAGACCAGCGTCAGGTGATAGTCCTTGCCACTGCCTTCTTCGCGGCAATGCACACGGGAATTCATGGTCACGACATCGGCGGGCACTTCATCGTGGCCGACCACGGTGTCGGCGCGGTCCAGCTCGGTTTGCAGCGCAATCACGCCCGGCGCAGCCTGGTCTTTCTCGTTCAGGTTGTCGATCAGGCGCTCCAGACGTTGCACGTCCAGACGGGTAAGGGTGATGGAAGGTGCGGTCATGATCCGGGCAGACTCCTTTCTTCTGCACACAAAAAAAGCAAAACCCCGCCAAAAAAGACGGGGTTTTCACCAGGCCTCGATGGGTTGAGGCGTGTTCGGACACTATCACAGCTCAAAAAATATACAAGTCACGCCCCGCCGCGCTGTTTGCGCTGCGACGCCTGCGCGCAAATCACCCGCCGCCGCTCATCGTCCGCCGAGCGCCATTCGCGGATATCTTCGACATGCCGGAAGCAGCCCAGACAGACCTTTTGTTCGTCCAGCCGGCACACGCCGCTGCACGGTGAAGGCACGGCCGGGCTGATGTTGCTGTAGAGCGGCTTCGGAGGCCGGGCGGGAGCGGTGTCAGTCACGGAATCACAGACCTTCGAAATCGAATTCGGCGTCGGCCTGCTGCTTGACGATACGCTCGAGCATTTCGCCCAGTTGCTCTTCGCTCTTGTCGCACATCCAGCGCTCGCTTTCTTCGTCGTAGTCGAAGTGGAAACCACCGGACACCGCCGCCAGCCACAGCTGACGCAGCGGCTCCTGACGGCTGAAGATCAGCTGCGAGCCGTTTTCGAACTTGACGGTGAGCACACCGGCCGAGTTCTCCATGTCGATATCCAGATCACTTTCGTCAAAGATGTCTTCCAGTTTTTCCTGGGTTTCATCGACCAGATCGTGAAAACGGGCTTCGGACAAACTCATTGCGGCAACCTCAAAAAATGTCTGATCAGGCTCAAGCGCCGAAAGATACGGACGCTGCCGGCCGATTGCAAAGATTAACGACCAAGCACCGATCGGCGTAACAAACCCGGTACCTGTGGGAGCGGGCTTGCCCGCGATGAGGCCGGCAAATTTAACATTGATGTCGATTGAACCACCGCAATCGCGGGCAAGCCCGCTCCCACAGGGTTTTATATGCTGGTGGGCAAGCCCCGCCGGACGGGAACCCCCTCGCATAGGCAAGCCGCCGGGTGGCCGGTATACTCCGGCGCAATTAACGCATTTTCAAGGATTTCGCCATGAAGCGCCTGATCTCTTCCCTTGCTGCGCTCGTCGCGGTTGCCTGCCTCGTTTCGGCCTGTGGTCAAAAAGGCCCGCTGTACCTGCCGGATGACGATCAGGACCCGGCCGAGCAAGCCCAGTCTTCGCAGAAGCAGCCGTCCAAAGCACACAAGCACGACGTTTACCAATAAGGGATCGCCATGGACGCTTTTAACTACCGTGGCGGGGAGCTGTTCGCGGAAGGTGTGGCGCTGTCCGCCATCGCCGACCGCTTCGGCACGCCCACCTACGTCTACTCGCGCGCACACATCGAAGCGCAGTATCTGGCTTACGCCGATGCGCTGGCCGGCATGCCGCATCTGGTGTGCTTTGCGGTCAAAGCCAACTCCAACCTCGGCGTGCTGAATGTCCTGGCCCGTCTCGGCGCCGGTTTCGACATCGTCTCCCGTGGTGAACTGGAGCGTGTACTGGCCGCTGGCGGCAGCGCTGACAAGATCGTCTTCTCCGGTGTCGGCAAGACCCGTGACGACATGCGTCGCGCACTGGAAGTCGGCGTGCACTGCTTCAACGTCGAATCCACCGACGAGCTCGAGCGTCTGCAAGTGGTTGCCGCTGAGCTGGGCGTTCGCGCGCCGGTATCGCTGCGCGTGAACCCGGACGTCGATGCCGGCACCCACCCGTACATTTCCACCGGTCTCAAAGAGAACAAGTTCGGCATCGCCATCGCCGACGCCGAAGACGTGTACGTGCGTGCCGCGCATCTGCCTAACCTGGAAGTGGTCGGTGTCGACTGCCACATCGGTTCGCAGCTGACCACGCTGCCACCGTTCCTCGATGCCCTCGACCGTCTGCTGGATCTGGTCGATCGTCTCGGCGATTGCGGCATTCACCTGCGCCACATCGATCTCGGTGGTGGTTTGGGCGTGCGTTATCGCGATGAAGAGCCACCATTGGCTGCCGACTACATCAAAGCCGTGCGCGAGCGTCTGAACGGTCGCGATCTGGCACTGGTGTTCGAGCCGGGCCGTTACATCGTTGCCAATGCTGGCGTGCTGCTGACTCAGGTCGAGTACCTCAAGCACACTGAACACAAAGACTTCGCCATCGTCGACGCGGCGATGAACGACCTGATCCGCCCGGCGCTCTATCAGGCGTGGATGGACGTCACTGCAGTCAAACCGCGTGACACCGCTGCGCGCAAATACGACATCGTTGGCCCGATCTGCGAAACCGGCGACTTCCTAGCCAAGGACCGCGAACTCGCACTGGAAGAAGGCGACCTGCTGGCTGTGCATTCGGCCGGTGCCTACGGTTTTGTGATGAGCTCCAACTACAACACCCGTGGCCGTGCCGCTGAAGTGCTGGTAGACGGTGATCAGGCTTTTGAAGTGCGCCGCCGCGAAACCGTGGCCGAGCTGTTTGCCGGCGAAAGCCTGCTGCCGGAGTAACCCATGCTGCTGCGTTTTACTAAAATGCACGGATTGGGCAATGACTTCATGGTTCTCGACCTGGTCAGCCAGCACGCGCATATTCAGCCAAAGCACGCCAAGCAATGGGGCGACCGCCACACTGGCATTGGTTTCGACCAGTTGCTGATCGTCGAGGCGCCGAGCAACCCGGACGTGGATTTCCGTTACCGGATCTTCAACTCCGACGGCTCTGAAGTTGAGCAGTGCGGCAACGGTGCACGCTGCTTTGCGCGCTTCGTGCTCGACAAGCGTCTGACCGCCAAACGGCAGATCCGCGTCGAGACCAAGGGCGGCATCATTGAACTGGACGTGCGTAACGACGGCCAGATCGGCGTGAACATGGGCGCCCCGCGTCTGGTGCCGGCGGATATTCCGTTCAACGCGCCAGCGCAAGCCATCAGTTATCAGCTGGAAGTCGACGGCACCACGGTCGAACTGGCCGCCGTGTCGATGGGCAACCCTCACGCAGTGCTGCGTGTGCAGGACATCAACAGCGCACCGGTGCATGAACTGGGGCCGAAAATCGAACACCACCCGCGCTTCCCGGCGCGAGTGAATGTCGGTTTTCTCCAGGTCATCGACCGCAACCGCGCGCAGCTGCGCGTGTGGGAACGCGGCGCCGGGGAAACTCAGGCCTGCGGCACCGGCGCATGTGCAGCGGCTGTCGCTGCGATCAGCCAGGGGTGGATGGATTCGCCGCTATTGATCGACCTGCCCGGCGGGCGTCTGTCCATAGAATGGGCAGGCCCTGGCCAACCGGTGCTGATGACCGGTCCGGCAGTGCGTGTATACGAAGGACAAGTGCGTCTTTGAGTGAGCAGAAACCATGACCGATAAGCCTCAGGTACCCGCCCGACAGTCCGACGAATCAGCGTCCGAGAGCCTGGAGGCGGCAGCGGTTGCCGCATACCTCGAGGCGCATCCGGACTTCTTCGTCGAGCACGAAGAATTGCTGCCTGCCCTGCGTATTCCTCACCAGCGCGGCGACACCGTGTCGCTGGTCGAACGGCAGATGACCATCCTGCGCGACCGCAACATCGAAATGCGCCATCGGCTCTCGCAGTTGATGGACGTCGCCCGCGACAACGATCGCCTGTTCGACAAAACCCGCCGCCTGATTCTTTCCCTGATGGACGCCAGTAGCCTGGAAGACGTGGTGATCAGCGTCGAAGACAGTCTGCGCCAGGATTTTCAGGTGCCTTTTGTCAGCCTGATTCTGCTCGGCGATAACCCGGCACCGGTCGGCCGCTGGGTCACCCACGCCGACGCGCAGGTCGCCATCGGCGGTTTGCTCACCGAAGGCAAAAGCGTCAGCGGCAGCCTGCGCGAACATGAGCTGGACTTCCTCTTCGGCGAAGAACAGCGCAAGCAGATCGGCTCCACCGCTGTGGTCGCGGTCAGCCATCAAGGCATCCATGGCATTCTGGCGATCGCCAGCCGTGATCCGCAGCACTACAAGAGTTCGGTCGGTACGCTGTTCCTCAGCTACATCGCCGAAGTCATGGGCCGCGTGCTGCCACGGGTCAACAGCTCCCTGCGCTCGGTACGCTGAACATGGAACGGCAGCTGGACGCTTACTGCGAACACCTGCGCAGTGAGCGACAGGTGTCGCCGCACACGCTGTCAGCCTACCGCCGTGACCTCGATAAAGTCCTCGGCTGGTGCATCAAGCAGAACATTGGCAGTTGGGCCGCGCTCGATATTCAACGCCTGCGCAGCCTGATCGCCCGCCTGCACGCGCAAGGCCAGTCCTCGCGCAGCCTCGCCCGGTTGCTCTCGGCGGTGCGCGGGCTCTATCACTATCTGAATCGCGAAGGTCTTTGCGACCACGATCCGGCGACCGGTCTGGCGCCGCCGAAAGGCGAACGTCGCCTACCGAAAACCCTCGACACCGACCGTGCATTGCAACTGCTTGAAGGCGCGGTCGAGGACGATTTTCTTGCGCGTCGGGATCAGGCGATTCTGGAGTTGTTCTACTCCTCCGGTCTGCGCCTCTCCGAGCTGACCGGGCTCAATCTAGATCAACTCGACCTCGCCGATGGCATGGTGCAAGTGCTCGGCAAGGGCAGCAAAACCCGTCTGCTGCCGGTCGGTAAAAAGGCCCGCGAAGCCATCGAACAATGGCTGCCATTGCGCGCCATGACCAACCCGGCGGACGACGCCGTGTTCGTCAGCCAGCAAGGTCGACGCCTTGGCCCGCGAGCGATTCAGGTACGCGTCAAACTGGCCGGCGAGCGCGAACTGGGGCAGAACCTGCACCCGCACATGCTGCGGCACTCCTTTGCGAGTCACCTGCTGGAATCTTCGCAGGACCTGCGCGCCGTGCAGGAATTGCTCGGCCACTCAGACATCAAGACCACGCAGATCTACACCCATCTGGACTTCCAGCACCTGGCGGCGGTCTACGACAGCGCCCACCCACGGGCCAAACGCATGAAAGGCGATGATTCATGAGCATCCAGTTGATCACCTTCGACCTCGACGACACCCTCTGGGACACCGCGCCAGTGATCGTCAGCGCCGAAGCGGTATTGCGCGAATGGCTGAGCGAACACGCGCCGAATCTGGGCGCCGTGCCGGTGGAGCATTTGTGGGCGATTCGTGAGCGGGTGCTGACCAATGAGCCGGGGCTCAAGCATCGAATCAGCGCGCTGCGACGGCGCGTGTTGTTTCATGCGATGGAAGACGCTGGATATGCCCATGGCGAAGCCACCGACCTGGCAGACAAGGGTTTTGAAGTATTTCTGCATGCGCGGCATCAGATCGAAGTGTTCCCTGAAGTCGAGCCAGTGCTGGAAATTCTCGCCAATCACTATGCGCTTGGCGTGGTCACCAATGGCAATGCCGATGTGCGTCGATTGGGGCTGGCGGATTACTTCAAGTTTGCGCTGTGCGCGGAAGATATCGGCATCGCCAAACCGGATGCCCGGTTGTTTCATGAAGCCTTGCAGCGTGGTGGTGCTACAGCCGAAACTGCCGTGCACATCGGTGATCATCCGGGCGATGACATTGCCGGGGCGCAGCAGGCCGGGTTGCGGGCTATCTGGTTTAACCCGGCGGGCAAAGTCTGGGAAGCGGATCGCCTGCCGGATGCCGAGATTCGTAGCCTGACCGATTTGCCAGCCGTGCTTGCACGCTGGAATGCCACCTCGAACTGACACAGTTCCATTGTAGGAGTGAGCCTGCTCGCGATTGCGGTGTATCAGATACATCTGGGTTGACTGACACACCGCAATCGCGAGCAGGCTCACTCCTACAGGGGGTAGTGGCGCGTGCGGAATTCCAGGCATGAAAAAGCCCGCAGCGACGGCGGGCTTTTTCAGCAAGACAGCGGCACGCCTCAGATAGGGCGGCTACCGTACTTGTTGTCCGGCTTCTTCGGCGGATCGGCGACCACATTGGCCTCCACTTCCTGAACCTTGCCGCCACGGGACAGGAACTCTTCCATGGCCTTGGCCAGGGCGTCGCGCTCCTTGTTCTTGGCTTCAATGCTCGGCAATTCGTCTACCGACACCGCAGCCTTGGCTTTGCCTTTGGCAGCCGGGGCCGGCGTATCGTCGCCACCATCGTCGTCAGCAACGTCTTCCGCTGCTGCTTCCAGGCCTTCCTCGGCCTCGTCTTCGTCGCCTACTTCGAGGTCGTCGTTTTCCAGATCATCGTCGCTCATGTTCTACCTCATGACTTGCGAAAAGCAGATTAGTTATAGACCAGCTTTGGCAACTGTCGAAAGTCGCCGTTAAAAAATCAGTAACCATTGGTGACCAACGGTTTATGCCCCTTCACCGTGCAAGGTGGCGAGGACTTTTCGAGCACCGCCATGATCACGGTGCTCGCCCAGATAAACGCCTTGCCAGGTCCCCAATGCCAGGCGACCCGCCGAAACCGGCAGACTGATCTGGCAGCCAAGTACGCTGGCCTTGAAGTGCGCCGGGAGGTCGTCCAGGCCTTCGTCGTTATGCTCATAGCCGTCTGTTCCTTGTGGGATCAGACGATTGAAAAATCGTTCGAAGTCGCGACGTACCGCCGGATCGGCGTTCTCGTTGATGGTCAACGACGCCGAGGTATGCTGCAGCCACAAATGCAACAGACCGACCCGGCACTCCCTGAGTTCAGGCAGGCCTTTGATCAACTCGTCCGTTACCAGATGAAAGCCCCGGGGCCGTGCCCGCAGGGTTATCAGAGTCTGTTGCCACATACAGTTCTCCGCACGTTCGGGGCGCATTCTAGCGCGCTCTGGGAAAAAACAAAGGCCCTAATATTCCTGCAATGATGTAAGCCATTGGCCGCAGAAAAACGCCCGTCGTAAACACGACCAAAGCCGTACGAAAAATCCTTTCAGCCTTCAACTCAATGACAAATTCCAGACAAAAAAATGCCCGGCGAACCGGGCAAGTTTTTTAATGCGCGTACTTACAGGTTGTAGCCGCGTTCGTTGTGTTGTGCCAGATCGAGGCCGACCGACTCTTCTTCCTCGGTCACACGCAGACCCATCACGGCGTCGAGGACTTTGAGGATGATGAAGGTGACGATCGCGGTGTAGATCACCGTGAAGCCGACGCCTTTGACCTGAATCCACACTTGCGCGCCAATATCGGTCACGGTGCCGAATCCACCCAGCGCCGGAGCTGCGAACACACCGGTAAGGATCGCGCCGAGGATACCGCCGATACCGTGTACGCCAAACGCGTCCAGGGAATCGTCATAACCGAGTTTGCGTTTCAGGGTGGTGGCGCAGAAGAAGCACACCACGCCTGCGGCCAGACCGATGACCAGTGCGCCCATCGGGCCCACGGTGCCGGCAGCCGGAGTGATCGCTACCAGACCGGCAACCACACCCGATGCGATACCCAGTGCGCTTGGCTTGCCGTGGGTGACCCACTCGGCAAACATCCAGCCCAGTGCGGCAGCAGCGGTAGCGATCTGAGTGACCAGCATCGCCATGCCAGCGGTGCCGTTGGCCGCTGCAGCGGAACCGGCGTTGAAGCCGAACCAGCCGACCCACAGCATCGCCGCGCCCATCAGGGTGTAACCGAGATTGTGCGGAGCCATCGGGGTGGTCGGGAAGCCTTTACGCTTACCCAATACCAGGCAGCAAATCAGACCGGCCACACCGGCGTTGATGTGCACCACGGTGCCGCCCGCGAAGTCGAGCACGCCCCAGTCCCACATCAGGCCGCCGTTGCCGGACCAGACCATGTGTGCGATCGGTGCATAAACCAGGGTGAACCAGATGCCCATGAAGATCAGCATCGCGGAGAACTTCATCCGCTCAGCGAACGCACCGACGATCAGCGCCGGGGTGATGATCGCGAAGGTCATCTGGAAGGTGATGAACACCGCCTCAGGAAACAGCGCCGCAGGACCGGTCAGGCTCGAAGGCGTGACACCGGCGAGGAACGCCTTGCCCATGCCGCCGAAGAACGAGTTGAAGTTGACGACGCCCTGCTCCATGCCGGTGGTGTCGAACGCAATGCTGTAGCCATAAATGACCCACAGGATGCTGATCAGACCGGTAATGGCGAAGCACTGCATCATCACGGAAAGAATGTTTTTCGAGCGAACCATGCCGCCGTAGAACAGCGCCAGGCCCGGGATGGTCATGAACAGCACGAGGGCTGTCGAGGTGAGCATCCAGGCGGTGTCGCCGGAATTGAGGACCGGGGCCGCCACTTCGTCTGCCGCCATTGCAAGGCTTGGCATTACGATAGACAACAGGGCTCCTAGCCCTGCGAATTTACGCAGAGTCATATTGTTTTCTCCTGGGGCGTTGGGGTTTGTGGCGGCGCTTAGATCGCGTCTGTATCGGTTTCGCCGGTACGGATGCGAATCGCCTGTTCCAGATTGACCACGAAGATCTTGCCGTCACCGATCTTGCCGGTGTTGGCCGCTTTGGTTATCGCCTCGATAACCCGATCCAGATCCTTGTCGTCGATGGCCACGTCGATTTTCACCTTGGGCAGAAAATCGACCACATATTCCGCGCCGCGATACAGCTCGGTGTGACCCTTCTGCCGGCCGAAGCCTTTGACTTCAGTAACGGTAATGCCCTGCACGCCGATTTCGGACAGCGACTCGCGCACGTCGTCCAACTTGAACGGCTTGATGATGGCAGTGACTAGCTTCATGAAACTCTCTCCCGAATTGGTGGACTTGCCCCAGGAAAACAAACCCGACTCAAGTCTAAGCGCAGTGCCTGGCTTTGTAACGCATCGTCGGCCGTACCTGCCCGACTGACGCCAGCTAACCGCTGCTGACGAAACTCCCCGCTCCGTCTGCCGCACTGCATTCGTCACAGCGACTGCATCAGTGCATGGGTCGAAGGTGACTAAGCAGAAACCTTGCCATCTCGCCAAAATCCCCTGATTTCAATCCCTTGGCCGCTGCTGCAAGCCATCGCGCCCGAAACGCCATCCGGATACGCACAACAACGGTGCGTCGCCGTCCGTGCGCCTGCGCGAAAAGCGTGCATCCCTGACCACGAGATTGACTATAGACACTGCGTGATACACTGCCGGCCATTGTTTCCAGGACATCCACCATGCTCGCGCCCAAAGACTTCCTCGACGCCCTGAGCGGCACCGCCTCCCGCCTCTTCAGCGGCGACACCCCGCTACCGAAAGCCGAAATCGAAAGCCAGTTCAAGATGCTGCTGCAGAGTGCCTTCAGCAAACTCGACTTGGTCAGCCGTGAAGAATTTGATAGCCAGATGGTTGTGTTGGCGCGCACTCGCGCCCGCCTCGAAAGCCTCGAAGCTAAAGTTGCCGAGATGGAAGCGAAGCTGACGCCGCCCGCCGAGTAAAACTGCAACGCCTGAGCAAAAATACCTTCAATTTTGCTAATAGAAATTAAACCGCTCCTGCCGAAGCAGGAGCGGTTTCCGTCAGATCAATCCTTTACAACGAATTATTCCAACGGTCTCGCAGAATCTCGTACAGGCGAAAAGCCCATAACGCGATCCTGACGAGGCGCCACATATGTTTAAGAAACTTAGACATACTTTGGCCCTCCTTGCGTGGGGCCAAACCTCCGATGTGCTTTCCGGCGTACGAACACCTTCGGGACTGCACGTGAGTGTGTCCGCTAAGGCGGCCGGTTGTGGGCTCCCCAAAACCAGCACCGGCACGGGTCTCACACCGTGTCGAGGAACATGAAATCTTTAGGCTCCCGACCACACTTTACGAATACTCAATGCGTGGGCATCGTCGTCTCGGATTTTATTGCAAGCTCCCAGAGGCAATTTAAACAAGGTGTATCAAGCCATGAAGCTAGTGGTCGGACATGAATAAAGCAGTCCACTCCAGAACCGGGTTGATAAGCGAAGGATGACTTTTGCACTTGCACCCTTGAGCAAAGGTGCATAGTCTCAGCGAACGTGAGTGTGTCCGCTAAGGATGCGCAGGCCTTGGCCTCACCGAAGCCTGCATACAAAAAAACCGCCTCCTCAAGGCGGTTTTTTTACGCTTGAAGGTTACTGTCTCCTGCAACATCCGGTGAACATTCACCCATAGAACCCACCTACCAACATCTTCTCCCCAGGCTACCCTTCAAAAACCCGCAGGAAGCGGCCCCCGATTCAGCTCAAGGAACGACCATGTCCCTCTCCATCGTCCACAGTCGCGCCCAGATTGGCGTGGAAGCCCCCGCTGTCACCGTCGAAGTCCATCTGGCCAATGGTCTGCCATCGCTGACCATGGTCGGCCTGCCCGAGGCGGCGGTGAAGGAGAGCAAGGATCGGGTGCGCAGCGCGATCATCAATTCCGGGCTGCAGTTTCCGGCGCGGCGGATCACCTTGAATCTGGCGCCGGCCGATCTGCCCAAGGATGGCGGGCGGTTTGATCTGGCGATTGCCTTGGGGATTCTCTCGGCGAGTGTGCAGGTGCCGTGTCTGACGCTGGATGATGTGGAATGTCTGGGTGAATTGGCGTTGTCCGGCGCAGTGCGAGCGGTGCGTGGCGTGTTGCCGGCGGCACTGGCGGCGCGCAAGGCTGGACGGGCACTGGTGGTGCCGCGGGCGAATGCCGAGGAGGCGTGCCTGGCTTCGGGGTTGAAGGTGTTTGCGGTGGATCATTTGCTGGAGGCGGTGGCGCACTTCAATGGGCATACGCCGGTTGAGCCCTATGTGTCCGACGGGTTGATGCACGCCAGCAAGCCTTATCCCGACTTGAATGAAGTGCAGGGGCAACTGGCGGCAAAACGGGCGCTGCTGATTGCTGCTGCGGGTGCGCATAACTTGTTGTTCAGCGGGCCGCCGGGAACCGGCAAAACCTTGTTGGCCAGCCGGTTACCGGGACTGTTGCCACCGTTGGTTGAGAGTGAAGCGCTGGAAGTCGCGGCGATTCAGTCAGTCGCCAGCGGTGCGCCGCTGACCCATTGGCCGCAGCGTCCGTTCCGCCAACCGCACCACTCGGCATCCGGGCCGGCACTGGTCGGTGGCAGTTCAAAACCGCAACCCGGCGAAATCACCCTGGCCCACCACGGCGTGCTGTTCCTCGATGAGCTGCCGGAGTTTGATCGCAAGGTGCTGGAGGTTTTACGCGAGCCTTTGGAGTCCGGGTTCATCGTGATCGCCAGGGCCAAGGACCGCGTGCGTTTCCCCGCGCGCTTTCAGTTGGTGGCGGCGATGAACCCTTGCCCCTGTGGATATCTTGGTGAACCCAGTGGCAAGTGCTCGTGCACGCCGGATATGGTTCAGCGTTATCGCAACAAGTTGTCGGGCCCCCTGTTGGACCGGATCGACTTACACCTGACGGTAGCGCGGGAGGCGACAGCGCTGAACCCTGCGGTAAAGCCAGGAGAAGACAGCGCCAGTGCGGCCGCGTTGGTAGCCGAGGCCCGTGAACGACAACAGAAACGCCAGGGATGTGCCAATGCGTTTCTTGATCTGCCAGGCCTGCGTCGCCACTGCAAGTTATCCACAGCCGATGAGGCCTGGCTGGAATCAGCCTGTGAACGGCTGACCCTGTCACTGCGCTCGGCGCACCGGTTGCTCAAGGTCGCCAGAACGTTGGCCGATCTGAGCCAGGAAAAAGACATTAAACGCGAACACCTGGCGGAGGCTTTGCAGTATCGGCCGGCAACGCAATGAAAATGACAGCGCGGCTCGCAAGTGAACTGCCCCGAAAATAAACACCCGAGCGCTGATGGCGATTGGCCGGGATGTGATATAACGACGGCGCTCTTTTTTACTACATTCTGTCTATCGTCAAGACATAGAGCATTTTTCATCATGGAGTGGAGGCGGGGCATCATGGACAAGGTTTTTACTGTTACCGGACAAAGCTGTTCAATTCATTAGTTCAAATCAAGACAAAAAATCCCTTGCCCGTCGTTATTACTCTGTTTGGCATTGGCCTTATTTAAACAAACTTTGAAAACAAAACTTCATTATGAAAAATGTTTACTTGCTCAGCAACGTGGTGGACGGCGGCAAAACTTATCTCGAGTATCTGATTCCAGCGCTAAAATCGCTTCGAGAAAAGTATAACTGTGTCGTGCTCAATACTGATCGTACCGGCTTGAATAGAGAGGAAGTCGAAGCCGTCCTCGATTTCCCGGTAGAGCAGGTTGACAATGAATTCATCGCAAGCCTGAAATCGCAGGTTGTCATTTCAAATGATGCCTATTCCGGACGCCTGCTGGACAACTCGAACTTTGGCATCTTCATCAGTCACGGCAATGTCGGGATGCCGACCAAAGACAAATATTACTACGCCGAATTGACCTCTTACTGGGATGTGGTCATCGCGTCTTCCCGGTCAGGCTTTGATTTGATTACTGCCGGGATGCAGGCATACCGTCGCGACAGAAAGGCCCTGAAAACACTATTGATCGATGGACTGGCGTTGCGCTCGGACATGCGCAGCACCAGCCCGGTGGCCACGCTGCCGGTGAAGATCCCCGGTAATTTCGAATCATCACCGCCATCGACAAAAACCTCGGATGACTACGTCGTCGGGCTTCTGCCGACCCAACTGGGTATCTGCCCGAACGGGGCGACTCTGTATGAGAATCTGCAGACCGTCATCAATGCAGTGAAGTCGCAAATTCCCCACGCGACGTTCATCTTGCGTCCGTACATGGCCGAACTTTCCCATCCGACCGTGAAGGATCTGTGCGAACAACTGTCTGCCCATGACTGGATAACCATAGACAAGCCCGGGACCAGCAGCACGGCTTTCTATACACAATGCGACACGGTCATCACCGATGCATCCACCGGCGGTGTTTCGTTCATGCTCAATACCTGCAAACTGCCGATTTATTATGTGCCCTATACCGAAGAGAGCAATCTCACGGTCGACGCCTGGCTAAAGCAAATGGATAACCTGTTGCCAATTGCCAGAAGCAACAATGAGCTCAGGGACATGGCACTGGGGTTCAGCCTGCTGAAACCAGAAGACAGCTATTACATATACAACAAGTTCTACCAGGCACAATACAGCGACTTGCCCCTGCCTCAGGAAGTGTTCCACGACCTGATTGAATACCGGCACGAGTCGCAGTATTGCCCGCTCTCGATTGACTCTTTCGGAAACATAATCGAGCGGGACAACGCTTAAAATAAAGCACGTCTGGCCTCATGCAAGGAAACAGCCTGCCGATACACTCGAATCGAACACAAGTCAGAACACTATGAAATGTGAAGCTGGTGGACAGGTAATCTGGATTACGGGCCTTTCAGGAGCGGGCAAATCAACGCTGGCCGGTGAATTGGTTGCCAGACTGCGTGCTGAAGGACGCTCGGTGGTCATACTCGATG includes:
- a CDS encoding HAD-IA family hydrolase, encoding MSIQLITFDLDDTLWDTAPVIVSAEAVLREWLSEHAPNLGAVPVEHLWAIRERVLTNEPGLKHRISALRRRVLFHAMEDAGYAHGEATDLADKGFEVFLHARHQIEVFPEVEPVLEILANHYALGVVTNGNADVRRLGLADYFKFALCAEDIGIAKPDARLFHEALQRGGATAETAVHIGDHPGDDIAGAQQAGLRAIWFNPAGKVWEADRLPDAEIRSLTDLPAVLARWNATSN
- the sutA gene encoding transcriptional regulator SutA: MSDDDLENDDLEVGDEDEAEEGLEAAAEDVADDDGGDDTPAPAAKGKAKAAVSVDELPSIEAKNKERDALAKAMEEFLSRGGKVQEVEANVVADPPKKPDNKYGSRPI
- a CDS encoding secondary thiamine-phosphate synthase enzyme YjbQ — translated: MWQQTLITLRARPRGFHLVTDELIKGLPELRECRVGLLHLWLQHTSASLTINENADPAVRRDFERFFNRLIPQGTDGYEHNDEGLDDLPAHFKASVLGCQISLPVSAGRLALGTWQGVYLGEHRDHGGARKVLATLHGEGA
- a CDS encoding ammonium transporter: MTLRKFAGLGALLSIVMPSLAMAADEVAAPVLNSGDTAWMLTSTALVLFMTIPGLALFYGGMVRSKNILSVMMQCFAITGLISILWVIYGYSIAFDTTGMEQGVVNFNSFFGGMGKAFLAGVTPSSLTGPAALFPEAVFITFQMTFAIITPALIVGAFAERMKFSAMLIFMGIWFTLVYAPIAHMVWSGNGGLMWDWGVLDFAGGTVVHINAGVAGLICCLVLGKRKGFPTTPMAPHNLGYTLMGAAMLWVGWFGFNAGSAAAANGTAGMAMLVTQIATAAAALGWMFAEWVTHGKPSALGIASGVVAGLVAITPAAGTVGPMGALVIGLAAGVVCFFCATTLKRKLGYDDSLDAFGVHGIGGILGAILTGVFAAPALGGFGTVTDIGAQVWIQVKGVGFTVIYTAIVTFIILKVLDAVMGLRVTEEEESVGLDLAQHNERGYNL
- the glnK gene encoding P-II family nitrogen regulator, whose amino-acid sequence is MKLVTAIIKPFKLDDVRESLSEIGVQGITVTEVKGFGRQKGHTELYRGAEYVVDFLPKVKIDVAIDDKDLDRVIEAITKAANTGKIGDGKIFVVNLEQAIRIRTGETDTDAI
- a CDS encoding accessory factor UbiK family protein; this encodes MLAPKDFLDALSGTASRLFSGDTPLPKAEIESQFKMLLQSAFSKLDLVSREEFDSQMVVLARTRARLESLEAKVAEMEAKLTPPAE
- a CDS encoding YifB family Mg chelatase-like AAA ATPase, whose protein sequence is MSLSIVHSRAQIGVEAPAVTVEVHLANGLPSLTMVGLPEAAVKESKDRVRSAIINSGLQFPARRITLNLAPADLPKDGGRFDLAIALGILSASVQVPCLTLDDVECLGELALSGAVRAVRGVLPAALAARKAGRALVVPRANAEEACLASGLKVFAVDHLLEAVAHFNGHTPVEPYVSDGLMHASKPYPDLNEVQGQLAAKRALLIAAAGAHNLLFSGPPGTGKTLLASRLPGLLPPLVESEALEVAAIQSVASGAPLTHWPQRPFRQPHHSASGPALVGGSSKPQPGEITLAHHGVLFLDELPEFDRKVLEVLREPLESGFIVIARAKDRVRFPARFQLVAAMNPCPCGYLGEPSGKCSCTPDMVQRYRNKLSGPLLDRIDLHLTVAREATALNPAVKPGEDSASAAALVAEARERQQKRQGCANAFLDLPGLRRHCKLSTADEAWLESACERLTLSLRSAHRLLKVARTLADLSQEKDIKREHLAEALQYRPATQ